The Triticum aestivum cultivar Chinese Spring chromosome 7B, IWGSC CS RefSeq v2.1, whole genome shotgun sequence genome window below encodes:
- the LOC123161176 gene encoding uncharacterized protein isoform X2, translated as MDQDAAVADQEQDTAVADPRTAGDAASDTHTNRQPLPTTSTSSKRRRDQAPVPPTPHCCCCCCCSSSNSSECQRWGCSDRSPCSHFPPASGSISYVLCGDEPSDRKIFF; from the exons ATGGACCAGGACGCGGCCGTCGCCGATCAGGAACAGGACACTGCTGTCGCGGATCCCAGGACTGCCGGCGACGCCGCCTCAGATACCCACACCAACCGCCAGCCGCTGCCCACCACATCGACCAGCTCCAAG CGGCGTCGGGATCAGGCTCCAGTTCCCCCTACCccacattgttgttgttgttgctgctgctccagTTCCAATTCCAGCGAGTGCCAGCGATGGGGATGCTCGGATCGCAGTCCCTGCTCTCATTTTCCTCCAGCCTCTG GGAGCATCAGCTACGTCTTATGTGGGGATGAACCGAGTGAtaggaaaatatttttttga
- the LOC123161176 gene encoding uncharacterized protein isoform X1, with the protein MDQDAAVADQEQDTAVADPRTAGDAASDTHTNRQPLPTTSTSSKMVVCGFLGSGVGIRLQFPLPHIVVVVAAAPVPIPASASDGDARIAVPALIFLQPLGASATSYVGMNRVIGKYFFECNGKAKNDTPW; encoded by the exons ATGGACCAGGACGCGGCCGTCGCCGATCAGGAACAGGACACTGCTGTCGCGGATCCCAGGACTGCCGGCGACGCCGCCTCAGATACCCACACCAACCGCCAGCCGCTGCCCACCACATCGACCAGCTCCAAG ATGGTGGTATGCGGTTTTCTTGGCAGCGGCGTCGGGATCAGGCTCCAGTTCCCCCTACCccacattgttgttgttgttgctgctgctccagTTCCAATTCCAGCGAGTGCCAGCGATGGGGATGCTCGGATCGCAGTCCCTGCTCTCATTTTCCTCCAGCCTCTG GGAGCATCAGCTACGTCTTATGTGGGGATGAACCGAGTGAtaggaaaatatttttttgaatgcAATGGGAAGGCGAAAAACGACACGCCTTGGTGA